From Desulfonatronovibrio magnus:
TTATTCAGGAAAAGAACGCCTTCTACTTTGTGGCTACAGAAGAATCAGAACGGGAAAACAGAAGAAACTTTCAACATGCTGTCTCAGAATTCACCCATAACACCTTATTGAAAAAAGATGTCCTTCTGGAATGGGACGAAATCTTTTCTGTGCTCAAAAAGCACCAGCCGGAATCAAGAAAAATCATTGCCATTGATGAATTTCAGTACTTGGGAAAGGCCCAGGCATCTTTTCCTTCCATTTTCCAGAAAATATGGGATCAGATGCTGGCCAAGTCCAGCGTCATGGTCATTCTTTGCGGTTCCCTGGTCGGCATGATGGTGGAGCAGACACTTACCTACTCCAGTCCGCTGTATGGAAGACGTACCGGACAGATCAGGCTGGACCAGATGAGGTATCAGGATTATGGTCTTTTTTTCAAGCAGCCTGAGCGCATCAACCTGATTGAATATTATGCCGTGACCGGAGGGGTGCCCAAATATATTGAACTCTTCTCGCCAGCGCCGGACATCTTCCAAGCCATGGAAAAAAACATTTTGTCCAAGCAAAGCTTTTTATTTGAAGAGCCGGTGTTTTTGCTGGAAAAAGAATTCGGTGAAACAGGAACCTATTTTTCCCTGATCAAAACCATTGCAGCTGGCAACAGAAAGCTCGGCAAAATGGCATCTGCCTTAGGCCTTAATCAGTCCGGCCTGACAAAATACCTCAAAACCTTGCAGGAACTGGATCTCATTGTCAGAGAAGTCCCCATCACTGAAAAGAATCCGGGAAAAAGCAAAAAAGGTCTGTACCGCATTACAGACAACTTTATCAGTTTCTGGTTTAAGTTCGTCCATCCCTATAGAAGCTATCTTGAGATTGAAAATACTGAGTTTGTCATTAATAAAATCAAAGAGCAATTCAGATCAAGTCATGTCAGCTTTGTGTACGAAGACATATGCAGACAGTGGCTTATGCAGAATGGACTTTCCGATTCGCCTCGTATTCAGCTGATCAAGGCAGGCAGATGGTGGAGTAAGGATGTGGAGATAGACCTTGTGGGTTTCACTGAGAATCAAGAGTATGTTGTTCTGGGAGAGTGCAAATATACTTCCGGACCTGTAGACGCGGATATTTACTGGCAACTGATGGAAAAGGTCAAAAGCGTTCATTTGCCGGACACCTCTCAAAAGCACTATGTTTTGTTCAGCCAGTCCGGCTTTACCCAGGCCATGATAAATATGGCTGAAAATCAGAACAATGTGCACCTGATGACCATTCCCTGAATTGACAATTTAAAAGGCAATGCTGGGAGAAATTTACGTTCCCCTTTCAGGGTTCAAGTTCAAAGGTTGGAAGACAGGAAGAAGATAT
This genomic window contains:
- a CDS encoding ATP-binding protein — its product is MTLFIGRKNEMQFLEDEYAQDRASLVILYGRRRIGKTTLIKEFIQEKNAFYFVATEESERENRRNFQHAVSEFTHNTLLKKDVLLEWDEIFSVLKKHQPESRKIIAIDEFQYLGKAQASFPSIFQKIWDQMLAKSSVMVILCGSLVGMMVEQTLTYSSPLYGRRTGQIRLDQMRYQDYGLFFKQPERINLIEYYAVTGGVPKYIELFSPAPDIFQAMEKNILSKQSFLFEEPVFLLEKEFGETGTYFSLIKTIAAGNRKLGKMASALGLNQSGLTKYLKTLQELDLIVREVPITEKNPGKSKKGLYRITDNFISFWFKFVHPYRSYLEIENTEFVINKIKEQFRSSHVSFVYEDICRQWLMQNGLSDSPRIQLIKAGRWWSKDVEIDLVGFTENQEYVVLGECKYTSGPVDADIYWQLMEKVKSVHLPDTSQKHYVLFSQSGFTQAMINMAENQNNVHLMTIP